A region from the Rosa rugosa chromosome 6, drRosRugo1.1, whole genome shotgun sequence genome encodes:
- the LOC133718508 gene encoding cyclic nucleotide-gated ion channel 1-like isoform X1, which yields MANDAESIRGEWIATVSSDMSDQANDAVSIQLSRKKDGKTLEARHKATRWWATVFFMICGFAVFIDPLFCYIYVIDRDNMRISSDPKAMWAYFGLRTTIDVFYFIDIIVFLCGGEGKKFGACCWKQENDQKSTVIEKCYLLRRILVALPIPEVLVVCAPFINNSDPFYAIFVIVPFQYTLRIFLIYGGERWSLINETTQAMLKPLLVLLPFILASHLFGALWYRLAVQRQIDCWKPHCEVIRGNNCTRIKDFQIPKAINITHLQALCPTNSEDKKVFDFGIYLYALQPNSTCSSNLLQRISQSFWWALRNLSSFGENLQTSMHTLEIYFSIVISISGIALFVVCISATIKG from the exons AT GGCCAATGATGCAGAATCGATTCGGGGGGAGTGGATAGCTACTGTATCATCAGACATGTCCGACCAGGCCAATGATGCTGTATCGATTCAGCTAAGCAG AAAGAAAGATGGAAAAACTCTTGAAGCACGACATAAGGCAACGCGCTGGTGGGCAACAGTCTTCTTTATGATTTGTGGATTTGCGGTCTTCATTGATCCTTTGTTCTGTTATATCTATGTCATAGACAGGGACAACATGCGCATCTCCTCCGATCCGAAAGCGATGTGGGCATATTTTGGTCTGCGAACAACCATTGATGTCTTTTATTTTATCGATATTATCGTTTTCTTATGTGGAGGTGAGGGTAAGAAATTTGGGGCATGCTGCTGGAAGCAGGAAAATGATCAAAAGTCGACAGTAATCGAAAAATGTTACTTGTTGCGTCGCATTTTGGTCGCCCTTCCCATTCCAGAG GTACTCGTGGTCTGTGCACCATTTATAAACAACTCTGATCCATTTTATGCTATCTTCGTTATTGTCCCTTTCCAATATACGCTCCGGATATTTCTCATCTATGGAGGGGAAAGATGGTCTCTTATCAACGAGACTACACAAGCCATGCTTAAACCGTTGTTGGTTTTGCTTCCATTCATCCTTGCTTCTCAT CTATTTGGAGCGTTGTGGTACCGTCTTGCTGTGCAAAGACAAATAGATTGTTGGAAGCCACATTGTGAAGTTATTCGAGGAAATAATTGTACAAGAATTAAAGACTTCCAGATTCCAAAAGCGATCAACATCACGCATTTGCAAGCATTGTGCCCTACAAACAGTGAAGATAAAAAAGTTTTTGACTTTGGTATATATCTCTATGCTCTTCAACCTAATTCCACATGTTCATCCAATCTTCTACAAAGGATCTCGCAATCTTTTTGGTGGGCTCTACGGAATCTCAG TTCTTTTGGTGAAAATCTCCAGACCAGCATGCATACGTTGGAAATCTACTTTTCAATTGTGATATCTATAAGTGGCATAGCGCTATTTGTAGTATGTATTAGTGCAACAATAAAG ggTTGA
- the LOC133718508 gene encoding probable cyclic nucleotide-gated ion channel 10 isoform X2 — translation MANDAESIRGEWIATVSSDMSDQANDAVSIQLSRKKDGKTLEARHKATRWWATVFFMICGFAVFIDPLFCYIYVIDRDNMRISSDPKAMWAYFGLRTTIDVFYFIDIIVFLCGGEGKKFGACCWKQENDQKSTVIEKCYLLRRILVALPIPELFGALWYRLAVQRQIDCWKPHCEVIRGNNCTRIKDFQIPKAINITHLQALCPTNSEDKKVFDFGIYLYALQPNSTCSSNLLQRISQSFWWALRNLSSFGENLQTSMHTLEIYFSIVISISGIALFVVCISATIKG, via the exons AT GGCCAATGATGCAGAATCGATTCGGGGGGAGTGGATAGCTACTGTATCATCAGACATGTCCGACCAGGCCAATGATGCTGTATCGATTCAGCTAAGCAG AAAGAAAGATGGAAAAACTCTTGAAGCACGACATAAGGCAACGCGCTGGTGGGCAACAGTCTTCTTTATGATTTGTGGATTTGCGGTCTTCATTGATCCTTTGTTCTGTTATATCTATGTCATAGACAGGGACAACATGCGCATCTCCTCCGATCCGAAAGCGATGTGGGCATATTTTGGTCTGCGAACAACCATTGATGTCTTTTATTTTATCGATATTATCGTTTTCTTATGTGGAGGTGAGGGTAAGAAATTTGGGGCATGCTGCTGGAAGCAGGAAAATGATCAAAAGTCGACAGTAATCGAAAAATGTTACTTGTTGCGTCGCATTTTGGTCGCCCTTCCCATTCCAGAG CTATTTGGAGCGTTGTGGTACCGTCTTGCTGTGCAAAGACAAATAGATTGTTGGAAGCCACATTGTGAAGTTATTCGAGGAAATAATTGTACAAGAATTAAAGACTTCCAGATTCCAAAAGCGATCAACATCACGCATTTGCAAGCATTGTGCCCTACAAACAGTGAAGATAAAAAAGTTTTTGACTTTGGTATATATCTCTATGCTCTTCAACCTAATTCCACATGTTCATCCAATCTTCTACAAAGGATCTCGCAATCTTTTTGGTGGGCTCTACGGAATCTCAG TTCTTTTGGTGAAAATCTCCAGACCAGCATGCATACGTTGGAAATCTACTTTTCAATTGTGATATCTATAAGTGGCATAGCGCTATTTGTAGTATGTATTAGTGCAACAATAAAG ggTTGA